Proteins from one Ipomoea triloba cultivar NCNSP0323 chromosome 1, ASM357664v1 genomic window:
- the LOC116015669 gene encoding uncharacterized protein LOC116015669, whose translation MAEKMMRKEAAAAAEAQAAAKMSEVFARCECCGLTEECTEAYIAKVRERNQGRWICGLCAEAVKDEMLRSEKRIGREEALNRHITFCKKFRALKPPPSPTDELISAVKQLLLRSLDSPRSSPPSPIRKGGLLRSHSCFTTIDSS comes from the coding sequence ATGGCGGAGAAGATGATGAGGAAAGAGGCGGCGGCAGCAGCAGAAGCTCAGGCGGCAGCGAAGATGAGCGAAGTGTTCGCGAGATGCGAGTGCTGTGGATTGACGGAGGAGTGCACGGAGGCGTACATAGCCAAGGTTCGGGAAAGGAACCAGGGTAGGTGGATCTGCGGGCTGTGCGCGGAGGCGGTGAAGGACGAGATGCTGAGGTCGGAGAAGCGGATTGGAAGGGAGGAAGCTCTGAATCGCCACATTACGTTCTGCAAGAAGTTCAGAGCTCTGAAGCCGCCGCCAAGCCCGACGGATGAGCTGATTTCGGCCGTGAAGCAGCTGCTGCTGCGGAGCTTGGATTCGCCCCGATCGAGCCCGCCAAGCCCGATCAGGAAGGGAGGTTTGCTTCGATCTCACAGCTGCTTTACCACCATTGATAGCAGTTGA
- the LOC116019574 gene encoding polyadenylate-binding protein-interacting protein 7-like → MCCQSFVKALADNVLLRLCLFKFYACKDPLFLNKDFLEKPKRGKIMNISGKGVSISDKKLISAKATTLNPNAAEFVPLALKSPSGSTSTAGASKFANTNTSTLGKAVLDRSESSASNNSDDEAHQYWRRQLPDDITPDFKVMGEDDSHGLNNLPFSSLSLTDITEASRFSGSTGSGFMLKEQQELSPHQISGTSFSEATSYSISPFAEAASSTAFHLLPGKPWDKQLMNNGQFLTSPRDGPLYNGNSRHGYLTDGINKQPFVENTDASFEFLSSKFPGFAAESLAEVYYASGGDLALTMDMLTQLELQGDGGLSQNLNSKPLSTSYLSALDFPAPYVTDNQNNFLKYTGDDTQQNLSLYRPSDKDNTLMFRSGSSVPSRGAVDFASAVKKMAHQDSSIWKYDRNGLADASVGSSRNSNAMFSSYNGSQSRGFYGDRLQSRGSTHAGPVWLETGDAVANMYSEIREEARDHAHLRNAYLEQARQANLIGNKALAKEWNTNGQLHNMQINAAHGKSQESLFRLRNQEIQGNGRGQDRLIDLHGYNVNDALLVLKRELAGLRNAARSTDQQLQVFISVGIGQPTKGSRTPGKLPIAVQYYLLEEGLDYSEPQPGLLRVVMY, encoded by the exons ATGTGCTGTCAAAGCTTCGTGAAg GCTTTGGCTGATAATGTTCTTCTGAGATTGTGCCTTTTTAAGTTCTATGCATGTAAAGACCCTTTATTCTTGAATAAAGATTTTTTAGAAAAGCcaaaaagaggaaaaataatgaacatttcaGGAAAAGGGGTTTCAATCAGTGACAAAAAGCTAATTTCAGCCAAGGCGACAACATTGAATCCTAATGCTGCAGAATTCGTTCCTCTTGCACTCAAATCACCCTCTGGTAGTACTAGCACTGCAGGTGCATCAAAGTTTGCAAACACGAATACAAGTACACTAGGAAAAGCTGTGTTAGATAGATCAGAATCATCTGCTTCAAATAACTCAGATGATGAAGCACACCAGTACTGGCGGCGTCAACTCCCTGACGACATTACACCTGATTTCAAGGTCATGGGAGAAGATGATTCTCATGGGCTCAATAATCTTCCCTTTTCCAGTTTGTCGTTGACTGATATCACTGAAGCTTCAAGATTCTCCGGCTCAACAGGCAGTGGGTTTATGCTGAAAGAGCAGCAGGAATTATCACCACATCAAATCAGCGGTACTAGCTTTAGTGAAGCAACAAGCTATTCCATTTCACCCTTTGCTGAGGCTGCATCATCAACAGCATTTCATCTCTTGCCTGGTAAACCTTGGGATAAACAGCTTATGAACAATGGACAGTTTCTAACTAGTCCTAGAGATGGGCCTCTTTATAATGGGAACTCTAGACATGGGTACCTAACTGATGGGATCAACAAGCAGCCATTTGTAGAAAATACCGACGCCTCTTTTGAATTCCTGTCTTCGAAATTCCCTGGTTTTGCAGCTGAAAGTCTTGCTGAGGTGTACTATGCCAGTGGAGGTGACTTGGCCCTGACAATGGATATGCTTACTCAACTAGAG CTTCAAGGTGATGGTGGGTTGAGTCAGAATCTGAATTCTAAGCCCTTGTCTACTTCATATCTGAGTGCATTGGATTTCCCTGCTCCTTATGTGACAGATaatcaaaacaactttttgaagTACACTGGAGATGATACTCAACAGAACTTGAGTCTCTATAGGCCATCTGATAAGGATAACACTCTAATGTTCAGATCTGGCTCTTCTGTCCCTTCTAGAGGTGCTGTTGATTTTGCATCTGCTGTCAAGAAGATGGCACATCAAGATTCTAGCATCTGGAAGTATGACAGAAATGGATTAGCTGATGCAAGTGTTGGATCAAGTAGAAATTCTAATGCCATGTTTAGTTCTTACAATGGTAGCCAAAGTAGAGGGTTCTATGGCGACAGGTTGCAAAGTCGAGGGTCAACTCATGCAGGTCCTGTTTGGCTTGAAACTGGAGATGCAGTTG CAAACATGTATTCCGAAATTCGGGAAGAAGCTCGTGACCATGCACATTTACGCAATGCATACTTGGAACAG GCTCGGCAGGCAAATCTTATTGGCAACAAGGCTTTAGCTAAGGAATGGAACACTAATGGGCAGCTACATAATATGCAGATAAATGCTGCTCATGGGAAGTCACAAGAATCTCTATTTCGCCTAAG GAATCAAGAGATTCAAGGCAATGGCAGAGGACAAGATAGACTCATAGATCTGCATGGATATAATGTTAATGATGCTCTTCTTGTCCTGAAGCGTGAGCTGGCTGGATTGAGAAATGCAGCGAGATCAACAGATCAGCAATTGCAGGTCTTCATTTCTGTAGGAATAGGGCAGCCTACCAAGGGTTCAAGGACTCCCGGTAAACTTCCAATTGCCGTACAATACTACCTGCTAGAGGAGGGCCTTGACTACTCTGAACCCCAACCAGGGCTGCTCCGAGTTGTGATGTACTGA